The window AAAAAGCGCGCAGGAGTTTCAATTACTCACCATTACCATGGGAAATAACTAAGTAGGCTTTACAATCATCATCCCCACTCAAGCTTTTCAGTTTTTCCATGTCTCCCGACATGACGGCTGCAATTTCTTCATCAGTTAACCCATGGGCACGCATTACGGCCTCAGGGTCCTGTTGATACGATTGCATCAACTGTGAATTTTGGCCTAACTGAGTAAAAAAATCGGATAATGCAGGCATACTTTTTCCTTATTTTAATGATGACTTCCGAATTCAACTCAGAAGTACGACTCTCGCAATTAGCCTAAATCTTCAGGCCTAATACCTAATTTGGTTAAAATAGCATAGTTGTATTCGAGTTTTTTTGCTTGCGGGATCAGTAACGTACTGATGGGAGACAAGTTTGCCTCGGGCAGCTTACTCAACGGCAAATACTCAATTCTAGGAGCTTGAATCGGTAAATTAGCAGCCTCGTAGATCACCACTTGATGATCCAGTGGATACCATTGATGCAGTTGTTCAACCAAAATCTGCAGCCTATCACTCGTAGTATTGAACTGAGTTAAGGTATGTTCGCCAGCAATAGCAATTTGCCATAACAACAAATGAGTTGTCGGATCGGGCACATGATTAAAGAACATAAACTGGCTGGCTTCAAAACTTTGGTGTCCTGAATTACCTGGGTCTATACCTAAATCTGCCCATAAACACGCCTCGGCCGATATCCCAGGCTCCATCTTTGCAGCAAATCCTTCAGCCCTCGCCTGCTTAATCGCTAAGTGGGACACGCAAGCAAACACACCGGGGTGACCATAAAGCGCACAAACTGTTTTTTTACCGGCTCTCACAGCGCCCAAAATTGCACTCACCATTTGCTCATAGGTCTCACGGCGATTTTTCACTTCGCCATCTTGAGCATAAAACGGCTGCAAATTGATGACATTAGGATTAATTTTCTGGATCCAACGCTGCGAAAAACCATCTGGCAGGAGTGAAAACACCACATCGGCGTGCTCAATATAACTGCGACTCATCACACTGATTTGTCCGGCCAGCTGTAAACCCGTGCCTACGCAAACTAAAGAACCCAAAGCATCTATCCCAATATTTTATTTTAAACACTGCGAACTCATAACTAAAGCCACAGCACAAGAACATAATAAAAACATATCGGTAACTTTAATCTGATTTAAGCAAGATTACTATGGTTATCGCCACATAAACCGTTTATCGACTTACTGACTAATTGCTTGGCTTTAAAGAAGAAATCTGGCTCCCATTTCCTTTTGTCAAATCCTGTCAGCAGTAAACCAGTACGGTTCAGAGGCTGAAAAATCACACCCACAGCAGCCACGAGACTTACAGTAATAAATATCCTTACAGATTGAGAACTAAAGCCAACATCGCGGGTCGAAAAGTCACACAATTCGATCTATGACGGCAGCAAAACCCGATTGCCCTTGTCATGAGGGTGAATGCTTGGGTATTATGGCCGCCAGATTTTCAGAAGTAGCGCATACAATGATCAATAAAAAGCAAAGTCTTACCCTGCTGAGCGCTGTGGCGCTCTCTGTTTCGCTCAGTGCTTGTAGTGTGTTCGATTGGTTGATTTATAAGCCCGACATCCCACAGGGTAACTACATGGAACCGCAACAAGTTGAAAAGTTGCGCATTGACATGACCAAAGAACAAGCCGAATACATTCTCGGCCGTCCGGTATTACGTGATAGTTTCGCCGACGATACTTGGTACTACGTCTATCACTACAAGAGTGGACGCGATGCCAGCATTACGCATAAAGAACTCATTTTGCACTTTACGGGTGATAAACTCACCGCAGTGAATGGCGATTATGAGCTAAGCAAAGAATTTGATACGCCGCTCGAGCAGAGCAGTTTACCTACGGGTAATAAAACTGAGCTAGTGCCACAAATTCCTGCACAGCGTCCAGATGCCAAACCTTTAGTAAAAGAAAACCAAACAGAAGCGCAAGTTCAAAAACCAATTAAGTAATATCCTAAACTTTGCTTATGCTCTTCTCAGTCGATGAAATACAAAAAAGCGCCCAAGGGCGCTTTTTCATTGAGTAATGATGTCAAACTGACGTCAAGTAGTTATACCAACCGTATTAAGCCCGTCCGCCAGTGACTTTATTCGCGCGGCCTTCATCTTTGGCTTTATCTGCGCGGCGGCGGCGAACATCCTTAGGATCGGCAATCAAAGGACGGTAAATCTCGACCCTTTGGCCCGGTAAAATCACTTGGTCATGTTTAACCACATTACTAAACACACCGAGCTTGACCGTGTCTAAATCGATCTCAGGGAAAAAGCTCACTATGTTACTTAAACGCACTACCTCAATCGCCGACGTGCCGGGATTCACATTCACCGAAATTACTTTTTGCTGAGTAGGCAAGGCGTAAACCACATCAACTACAAACTTATCTGTCTCATTTGTCACTGTAAATCACCTTAGCGCGACTCGTAAACGCCGTCACCATTGATACCATAAGATCATTAAACACTTTACCAAAGGCCATATCGGCTAACGAGTTTGAAAACTCAAAACTCAGTTCGAATTCTACCTTGCAAGCTTCTTCAGTCAGCTCAGTAAAACGCCACTGCCCCAATAAATGCTTAAAGGGCCCATTTTCCAATGTTAAATCAATACTCTTCCCGGGAACCACTTGGTTGCGAGTCGTAAATGTCTTACGGATCCCCGCTTTACTCACATCCACAGATGCCAGCATAGTCTTACCATCAAATTCTAAGACTTTGCCACCCACACAACCGGGTAAAAATTCCTTATACGACTCGACATCATTCACTAAGTCATACATTTGCATCGCACTAAAACGGACTAACACACTTCGAGAAATTTGCGGCATAGGACTTAGCACTCTTAACTAACGACTTCACAGCGACCTTAGCAAACTCAAACGCACGAAAAGAACGCACACGCGATGAACAACTTAGGCAAGCAATCAAAATTTGCACGGATTTTATCACGATACGTAAAAAACGCACCCCTTGTGCACTTAAGCTGATACTCAACCCCTTAATGGCGTTCAAAAAACCAGCAACAACACGATAGAGGCTTGAAATTAACTAAATAAAACCTTATATCAATACCAAATTGAATCACCGTGCGTATAATGGCGCCACTATGGTAAAGAAAAATTCAAGCAAAGCCGCGCCTGCGACTATCGCACGTAATAAGCGCGCAACCTTCGAATACCGTTTCGAAGAGAAAATGGAAGCCGGCCTATCCCTAATGGGATGGGAAGTTAAATCTATCCGTATGGGTAAGGTCAACTTGTCCGACTGTTACGTATTCCTGAAAAATGGCGAAGCCTTTATGCATGGCTGCACCATTATTCCCTTGAATACGGCATCGACACACGTTGTCTGCGATCCCCTGCGCTTGAAAAAGCTGCTACTCAGCCGTAAAGAGCTCGATAAGCTGGCAGGCTTAGTCGAGCGTCAAGGCTACTCCATCATTCCTATTTCTATGTACTGGCGTAAAGGTGCATGGGTGAAAGTGGAGATTGGCCTAGGTAAAGGTAAGAAAGATCACGATAAGCGCGAAGATACTAAAGCGCGTGAATGGGAAGTTGAAAAAGCCCGCGTGATGAAAAAAGAAAAAACGCACGGATAATGAACAAACGATTGAACTTGAAGCAAATGATGCTAGGTGATCATTGTGCTACGGGTTACAATCAAATTCTTGGGGGCGATTCTGGATTCGACAGGATTCACGAAACCCTGGGAGCATGCCGAGGGGCGGTTGGCCTCGTAAAAAGCCGCACCGTTATAGTTGCAAACGACTCTAACTACTCTCTAGCAGCTTAGGCTAGCTAGCCATCTGACACAGGTCTCTCAAATGGGCAGTGTATACAGATGGTCATCCTACATTTGATAGCGAGGGAACTCCGTCCGGGGGTGAACCGCGAAATAGTACCGGACTCGCCCGATGAAATCCTGTCTTTCGGAGTTTATTCGGGTTAATTAAAAGAGAGACTAAGCATGTAGTGCCTTGGATGTAGGTGTTCTGGACGCGGGTTCAAGTCCCGCCGCCTCCACCAATTTTACCAGAAGGGCTTAACCGCAAGGTTAAGCCCTTTTTGTTTGCTCTGCTCATAGAACGCAGTTTGAGATTTTATTTTCACAATTAAGCTTTGCTAGCTCGGATGGTTTGAGATTTTCTAGCTTGGGTAGTTTGAGAATGAGATATATAACTCTGGTCGGCAGCTTGGTCTTGGACTTGAGCATCTAAGAGATACGCATTGCTGCTAGCGATTGGCTCCGCCAATACAACATAACCACTAAAACCTATGAAAAACGGCAAAAATCAGTACGAGAAGAGTAATACAGCGAGTGCGATTGAAATCGCAATAGAAATTAAACCAATGATTAAATGTATATATCTAGATAGGAATTTGTTTTCAATGGCTTCTTCAGGGCAATTGATTGGAACACATAAACTGATCTTGTCACCGATTTGAGGTCCAAACCGAGTGTAAGCTTGTTCGTCATAATTAATCAGAGTTCCTCTTGTATAACGCTTTCCTTTCCAAAAATACTCTACAACCGGATTAATGAAAATTTGTTGGTACCTGAAGTGCTCATGATCTGGGCTGTATCTGGTATTTTCATCCAGTGAAATAATAGTCCCTTCAACGATATCGTATGTTAAAAATTGATCTTCTTTAAATCTCAATATTCCACCAATCCCGATGAGACCAAGGGTGAATGAGAACCAAGAGAATAAAATATGTCCTCCTATATCCTCAAAGACAAATGCAGCGATGATCACGGAAGGAATAGACAAGATAAAAACAAAAAACAACATCAATCTCTTCATACAACACCCAAAAAACAATTCAAAAAGGTCAAACCATACTAAAAATAGAAAGAGCAGATCATATTAAGTGCCTTTAAAATAAAGACTTAATATAAATATAAAAGACTTATTTCTACATGCTAAAACGCTAACTGACGATAAAACGATAAACATGATTAACTTAACACCGTGACACAAACTCCTATAAAACAAATTAACGTTTCTTACCGCCCAGAGCGCGCTTTTTAGCACGTTGTTTTTGGGCCGCTTTGCCGTTACGTCTTGGTTCGGTGTCCATTTTATTAAAGTCGGGTTCAAAGCCGGGTAACCATTGCTGTGGTAAACGCTTGTCTAATACGACTTCGACTTCTTCCAGTAATAGGGCGTCCTCTTGGCTAAAAAGGGTGATCGCAAGCCCTGCACTGCCCGCTCGACCTGTGCGGCCAATACGATGAATATAATCTTCGGCGATAAAAGGCAGCTCAAAATTAATCACGTACTTGAGCTCGACGATATCTAGGCCTCGGGCGGCAACATCCGTAGCCACTAGCACTTGAATTTTGCCTTGTTTAAATTCCTGCAAGACTTTCTCGCGCGCACCTTGGGACAAGTCACCGTGAAACGCCTGAGTGATAATATCGGCTTTATTGAGTTGCTGAACCAGTTTGTCGACGCCTTGCTTAGTGCGGCTAAAAATCAGCACTTGGTGCCAGTTTTTACTGCGCACTAGATGGCTGACGAGTTCGGTTTTACGGTCGGCGTCGACGGCATAAACCACTTGCTCAATTTCGGCAGCGGTCGTATTGCGCTTGGCAACTTCAATCAACTTGGGATCGCGCAGTAAAGTTTTACTTAAGCTGAAGATGGCGGCATCTAAGGTGGCAGAAAATAACAGTGTTTGTCTGTCACTCGGCACTTGCTTGAGCACGGCTTGAATTTCATCCATAAAGCCCATGTCGAGCATACGGTCGGCTTCATCAAACACAAGCACGCTCAATTGCTTAAGACTCAATGCGCCTTGCCTGAGGTGATCGAGTAAGCGACCCGGTGTTGCGATTAACACATCTATCCCAGCATTAAACACAGCGACCTGCGCATCGATACTCACGCCGCCGTAGGCGATACCGACACGGATATCTGTCCCTTTAGCGTACTTAACAAAACTCTGCTGTACCTGCACCGCCAGTTCACGTGTCGGCACTAAGACTAATGCACGTACAGGTCTCACCGCCGTTAACTCTTGCAAAGGGCTGAGTGCCAACAAATGATGCAAGATTGGCAAGGCGAACGCCGCGGTTTTGCCTGTGCCCGTTTGGGCGCCAGCCATCACATCCCGTTTCGCCAAGATGGCAGGGATCGCTTCTAGCTGGATAGGCGTTGGCGACTCATAGCCAAGACTCGCTAAGGTATTCACTAAGGTGGAGTTTAAGGATAAGGCACTAAAGGACATTGCGGTTAACCACTGAAAATAATGGCCAGAATTTTAGCAGACACAACTCCAAGCGACTAGCGCCATAGCGCTAGCCCTGTGGTTCTATCGGATGAAACTAAATCAATTTCACGATAGTCAGCCTTACCATAAGTCAGTCTCGCAATACGCCAGCATCACGATAGAAATGCGTCGAGATCTTCTGGTAGTTGCGGACGACTAAAGAGATAACCTTGGGCTTGATCACACTGATTTTGTTGCAGAAAATCGGCTTGTTCTTTGGTTTCCACTCCTTCGGCGATAATGTCGAGCTTCAACGCATGTCCAAGCGCAATCACAGCTTTAGCAATCGCGGTATTGTTAGTGTCGAAGGGAATATCCCGCACGAAGGATTGGTCAATCTTCAGCTTATGAATAGGTAGTTTTTTCAAATAATTCAGCGATGAATAACCGGTTCCAAAGTCATCGACCGATAATTCGATGCCCAGATCGCCAAGTAACTTTAAGTCACGGATAGCAAGATCGGGATTTTGCATCATCACACTTTCGGTCACTTCAAGCTCTAAGTGTTTGGCGGGCAAGCCAGTTTCAGCTAAGACACGTTTTACATCATCCACAAAGGAGCTGCGCTGTAACTGTTGTCCGGCCACGTTCACCGCAATGCGGCCAAAGTGTTTGCCTTCACTAAGCCAACGCATGCCCTGACGACAGGCGGTTTCTAGCACCCATAAACCTATCTCATGGATAAGACCAATTTTTTCAGCCACGGGTATAAATACCGCGGGCGAAATTAAACCCAGTTGAGGATCGTGCCATCGCAGCAGCGCTTCAAATCCTACGGTTTTTCGAGACACTAAGTCGAGTTTTGGCTGGTACATCAAGTACAAGGCATTTTGCTCAATCGCGCCATAGAGGGCACTTTGCAGCTTAAGATGTTCAAAAGACTGTTGCGTTAAGGACTCAGTATAAAAAGCATAATTATTGCGGCCATCATTTTTAGCGCGATACATGGCCGCATCGGCGTTACGCAGTAAAGTGTCCGCATCGGTTCCATCATTTGGATACAAAGACACGCCCATGCTCGCGGTCAAACGTAAGTGATCGCCTGTGCTCACAATAAACGGTTGTTCAAACACTTGGCGTAATTGATTAATGGCAACCGTGGCATCTTCGTTATTATCGATCCCCGAAATTAACGCCACAAACTCATCGCCACCAATCCGCGATAACACATCCTGATCGCCCACTTGGCTGCGTAAACGCTTGGCAAGCTCGACCAGCATTTCATCACCTATGCTATGGCCAAAACTGTCGTTGATATGCTTAAACAAATCGACATCTATCATCACAGTCGCTAACTGCAAATTCAGCCGCTTAGCTTGCCGTACTTCTTGTTTGAGCTGCATCATAAACTTCATGCGATTAGGCAAATGCGTTAGCGGGTCGAAATACGCTAAGTGCGTGAGTTGCGCTTCATTCTCTTTTTGGGCAGAAATATCGGCAAACACAGCGACAAAATAACGCACATCACCGACTTCATCATAAATCGTACTTATGGTGATATTTTGCGGGAAAATAGTACCGTTTTTACGCCGATTCCAGATTTCACCATTCCACTTACCGTTAGCCAACAGGGCATTCCACAGTTTGTCGAAGAATGCTTTATCATGGCGACCCGAGCTAAAAATCCGTGGATTCTGACCGAGCAGCTCTTCCCTCACATAACCTGTGATCTCAAAAAATGCGCCATTTACGTCGGTGATATTGCCGTGTCTGTCGGTCACAACCACGCCTTCGACCGAGTTTTTAAATACATTGGTCGCCAGTGTCAGTTGTTCTTCAACCGCTTTATGCTTGGAAATATTGCGAGTCATACCGATAACGCCCACAAACTCACCTTGGGTATTTAAGGTTGGGAGTTTGAGCGTTTCTAACCAAAGATGATTTTTAGCTTCATTGCCGTCTAAACACTCAGCGACAATAATTGGCATACCAGACTCGATAGCGAGCCTATCACCCTCTAGAAAAATATTCGCAATTTCAGCACCAAAGAGTTCGACATCGGATTTACCGACAATCTCACTTCGGGGCATTTCCCATGCTTTCTCGACGCTGCGATTACAGAGTGTGTAAATGCCAGCGGCGTTTTTCATCCAAATATGTTCTTCAAAACTATCAATAAATGTTTGTAAATCGACCGTATCGACACACCTTGGCGTACCTCGGCTTAATGCTTCAGCCGCACTGTGTTGGCTCAATATCTCGCCTAACTGGCGTTGAATGCTATCGCTGATAAGCTTTGCCAGCTGCAGCGTTTTCGAATCTACGCCGAGCGCCTCGTTGTGATAAAAACATAAAAAGCCAAAATTTGCCCCAGATGGCCAAGCGAGGGATAAACAAATCACGCTGCCGATTGCGCTACAAGTGCGCCAATCTGAGTGCTGCCGAGTATCTATGATCAATTGAGACTGACTGACCAGCTCAGTTAACTCTGACACAGATAATAACGAGGTGATTTGATGGTGACCTAATCGCGGCAATAGCGAAATCGGCTCGGTTGGGCTGACCAACTGTTCTTGGGCTAATTGGGCATCAACGGAAGTTTCAACAGCATCT of the Shewanella baltica genome contains:
- a CDS encoding SAM-dependent methyltransferase; this translates as MGSLVCVGTGLQLAGQISVMSRSYIEHADVVFSLLPDGFSQRWIQKINPNVINLQPFYAQDGEVKNRRETYEQMVSAILGAVRAGKKTVCALYGHPGVFACVSHLAIKQARAEGFAAKMEPGISAEACLWADLGIDPGNSGHQSFEASQFMFFNHVPDPTTHLLLWQIAIAGEHTLTQFNTTSDRLQILVEQLHQWYPLDHQVVIYEAANLPIQAPRIEYLPLSKLPEANLSPISTLLIPQAKKLEYNYAILTKLGIRPEDLG
- a CDS encoding outer membrane protein assembly factor BamE, whose translation is MINKKQSLTLLSAVALSVSLSACSVFDWLIYKPDIPQGNYMEPQQVEKLRIDMTKEQAEYILGRPVLRDSFADDTWYYVYHYKSGRDASITHKELILHFTGDKLTAVNGDYELSKEFDTPLEQSSLPTGNKTELVPQIPAQRPDAKPLVKENQTEAQVQKPIK
- a CDS encoding RnfH family protein, with the translated sequence MTNETDKFVVDVVYALPTQQKVISVNVNPGTSAIEVVRLSNIVSFFPEIDLDTVKLGVFSNVVKHDQVILPGQRVEIYRPLIADPKDVRRRRADKAKDEGRANKVTGGRA
- a CDS encoding SRPBCC family protein → MPQISRSVLVRFSAMQMYDLVNDVESYKEFLPGCVGGKVLEFDGKTMLASVDVSKAGIRKTFTTRNQVVPGKSIDLTLENGPFKHLLGQWRFTELTEEACKVEFELSFEFSNSLADMAFGKVFNDLMVSMVTAFTSRAKVIYSDK
- the smpB gene encoding SsrA-binding protein SmpB, which produces MVKKNSSKAAPATIARNKRATFEYRFEEKMEAGLSLMGWEVKSIRMGKVNLSDCYVFLKNGEAFMHGCTIIPLNTASTHVVCDPLRLKKLLLSRKELDKLAGLVERQGYSIIPISMYWRKGAWVKVEIGLGKGKKDHDKREDTKAREWEVEKARVMKKEKTHG
- a CDS encoding DEAD/DEAH box helicase; the encoded protein is MSFSALSLNSTLVNTLASLGYESPTPIQLEAIPAILAKRDVMAGAQTGTGKTAAFALPILHHLLALSPLQELTAVRPVRALVLVPTRELAVQVQQSFVKYAKGTDIRVGIAYGGVSIDAQVAVFNAGIDVLIATPGRLLDHLRQGALSLKQLSVLVFDEADRMLDMGFMDEIQAVLKQVPSDRQTLLFSATLDAAIFSLSKTLLRDPKLIEVAKRNTTAAEIEQVVYAVDADRKTELVSHLVRSKNWHQVLIFSRTKQGVDKLVQQLNKADIITQAFHGDLSQGAREKVLQEFKQGKIQVLVATDVAARGLDIVELKYVINFELPFIAEDYIHRIGRTGRAGSAGLAITLFSQEDALLLEEVEVVLDKRLPQQWLPGFEPDFNKMDTEPRRNGKAAQKQRAKKRALGGKKR
- a CDS encoding EAL domain-containing protein, translating into MMIDLPISQQELDNWLRDVNLVAEISNSKAILIAWNAAGELSSMLSSDSAAESEIQAIFCQLSGNHSAKTLPIATLSATTSSTATQSKATPSTTTPSKATTSELTSSPSDAVETSVDAQLAQEQLVSPTEPISLLPRLGHHQITSLLSVSELTELVSQSQLIIDTRQHSDWRTCSAIGSVICLSLAWPSGANFGFLCFYHNEALGVDSKTLQLAKLISDSIQRQLGEILSQHSAAEALSRGTPRCVDTVDLQTFIDSFEEHIWMKNAAGIYTLCNRSVEKAWEMPRSEIVGKSDVELFGAEIANIFLEGDRLAIESGMPIIVAECLDGNEAKNHLWLETLKLPTLNTQGEFVGVIGMTRNISKHKAVEEQLTLATNVFKNSVEGVVVTDRHGNITDVNGAFFEITGYVREELLGQNPRIFSSGRHDKAFFDKLWNALLANGKWNGEIWNRRKNGTIFPQNITISTIYDEVGDVRYFVAVFADISAQKENEAQLTHLAYFDPLTHLPNRMKFMMQLKQEVRQAKRLNLQLATVMIDVDLFKHINDSFGHSIGDEMLVELAKRLRSQVGDQDVLSRIGGDEFVALISGIDNNEDATVAINQLRQVFEQPFIVSTGDHLRLTASMGVSLYPNDGTDADTLLRNADAAMYRAKNDGRNNYAFYTESLTQQSFEHLKLQSALYGAIEQNALYLMYQPKLDLVSRKTVGFEALLRWHDPQLGLISPAVFIPVAEKIGLIHEIGLWVLETACRQGMRWLSEGKHFGRIAVNVAGQQLQRSSFVDDVKRVLAETGLPAKHLELEVTESVMMQNPDLAIRDLKLLGDLGIELSVDDFGTGYSSLNYLKKLPIHKLKIDQSFVRDIPFDTNNTAIAKAVIALGHALKLDIIAEGVETKEQADFLQQNQCDQAQGYLFSRPQLPEDLDAFLS